The proteins below are encoded in one region of Flavobacterium nackdongense:
- a CDS encoding UDP-2,3-diacylglucosamine diphosphatase, translating into MTPNKKIYFASDQHFGAPTAELSFPREQKFVAWLDEVKKDAEAIFLLGDLFDFWFEYKTVVPKGFVRVLGKLAEIRDSGIPIYFFVGNHDLWMNDYFQKELNIPIYRDNQEYTFNGKTFLIGHGDGKGPGDKGYKRMKKVFTNPLSKWLFRWLHPDIGVRLGHYLSVKNKLISGDEDVKFLGEENEWLILYAKRKLETKQYHYLVFGHRHLPMKIAVGENSEYVNLGDWIGYFTYGVFDGETFELKKFAL; encoded by the coding sequence ATGACACCCAACAAAAAAATATATTTTGCCTCCGACCAGCATTTTGGTGCGCCCACTGCTGAATTGAGTTTCCCGAGAGAACAAAAATTTGTGGCTTGGCTCGACGAAGTCAAAAAAGATGCAGAAGCGATTTTCCTGTTGGGCGATTTATTCGATTTCTGGTTCGAATACAAAACAGTGGTTCCCAAAGGTTTTGTTCGAGTTTTAGGCAAATTGGCCGAAATTCGTGACAGCGGAATTCCTATTTATTTCTTTGTGGGCAACCACGATTTGTGGATGAATGATTATTTTCAGAAAGAATTGAACATTCCTATTTATCGAGACAATCAGGAATATACTTTCAACGGAAAAACCTTCCTAATTGGTCACGGCGACGGAAAAGGCCCTGGCGACAAAGGCTACAAACGAATGAAAAAAGTCTTTACGAATCCACTCTCGAAATGGTTATTCCGTTGGTTGCATCCCGATATTGGTGTGCGACTAGGTCATTATCTATCGGTAAAAAATAAACTCATTTCAGGCGATGAAGATGTGAAATTTTTGGGCGAAGAAAATGAATGGCTCATTTTGTATGCCAAAAGAAAACTGGAAACCAAACAGTACCATTACCTTGTTTTTGGGCACCGTCATTTGCCAATGAAAATTGCTGTTGGCGAAAACTCCGAATATGTGAATCTAGGCGATTGGATTGGTTATTTTACCTACGGTGTTTTTGATGGAGAAACTTTTGAATTGAAGAAGTTTGCTTTATAA
- a CDS encoding AsmA family protein — MKKLFDKVKRLFSSKGFKKVFKILLYFVLGLFALIVISAIGLRIYFEMNKTEIVGKINTQINENINGEAKIGDIGYKFLIGFPNFTVVLKEVELKDSLIAIHKRPVLKAGEIEVRLNVLKLLKKEVNIRKIVIIDAKIDLFVDKNGVSNSNIFKPKKSKTKKSNNTTTINEVYLKNVNFISENQKGNKLFHFDVKSLKCKILYTEQGWKTDVRLNTFAKSLAFNSLKGSFVKDQEISGDLIVNFSQELNKISIVTQGFKIGEDDFKIKANFNVGKGNSLFDIDIRTQIKWGNASKLLANNISSKLNKFALNDPLQASCVIKGDMSVKGDPEIVVNAEIKDDELTTLQGVVKECSFHGKFTNNYKNGLGCNDANSAVIVTDFKGIYKEIPVSIPSAIINNLEKPVATGKLNTNFELPKLGSFIDEDFITFTGGKVKVNFDFKVDIVDVKLHKPKFTGAIIVKKGTLSVKTKNMHFQNTDIELYFTEEALLIKKIKFQNKVNTVFMEGRVDNFLNLYYDDPEKLNLNWKIYSPYLDLKQIVGILTYNHQGKQPAVSKSKKPSYDLREVLRKAQATLEIQVDKLTYKKMIADDFKVKIVLAKKGLFVNNVSIQGSTGSTLNFDAQVIPQGKTVLFKTNIQLTDGNVSRFLASFNNFGVKSFTPNDIKGNLSFKASLIGVLNQDRELLPNTINGNLVFRIKDGALSNFEPIQKIGKIAFPNRDVKNITFSDLAASASIKGNLVDLKDLKVTSNVLNIDAKGTYSLANSGTNLAVKIPLRNPKDDYKIADQKGRDAVRYKGIVVNLLVVDGKDGQTKIKLGKPSDDKSKEEQPKTTKTK, encoded by the coding sequence ATGAAAAAATTATTCGACAAAGTAAAGCGTTTGTTTTCTTCTAAAGGATTTAAAAAAGTATTCAAAATTCTTCTGTATTTCGTTCTTGGGTTGTTTGCTTTGATTGTCATCAGCGCCATCGGTTTGCGAATTTATTTCGAGATGAATAAAACGGAGATCGTTGGGAAAATCAACACTCAAATCAACGAAAACATCAATGGCGAAGCCAAAATCGGGGATATTGGGTACAAGTTTTTAATCGGATTTCCTAATTTTACGGTTGTTTTAAAAGAGGTCGAACTGAAAGACAGTTTGATTGCCATTCATAAAAGGCCAGTCCTGAAAGCAGGAGAAATTGAAGTGCGTTTGAATGTTTTAAAGTTGTTAAAAAAAGAAGTCAACATTCGTAAAATAGTCATCATCGACGCCAAAATTGATTTGTTTGTAGACAAAAACGGAGTCAGCAATTCCAATATTTTTAAACCTAAAAAATCAAAAACTAAAAAGTCGAATAACACCACGACAATCAATGAGGTTTACCTGAAAAATGTCAACTTTATTTCCGAAAACCAAAAGGGGAATAAATTGTTCCATTTTGATGTAAAATCCCTAAAATGCAAAATTCTCTACACCGAACAAGGATGGAAAACCGATGTTCGGCTAAATACTTTTGCCAAGAGTTTGGCGTTCAATTCTCTGAAAGGAAGTTTTGTCAAAGACCAAGAGATTAGCGGTGACTTAATCGTTAATTTTTCTCAAGAACTAAATAAAATTAGTATCGTTACTCAAGGCTTTAAAATTGGTGAGGATGATTTTAAAATAAAAGCTAATTTCAATGTTGGAAAAGGAAATTCTCTTTTTGACATTGATATCAGAACCCAAATTAAATGGGGGAATGCTTCCAAATTGTTGGCCAATAATATCAGTTCAAAACTAAATAAGTTTGCACTAAATGATCCACTGCAGGCTTCGTGTGTGATCAAAGGCGATATGAGCGTAAAAGGCGATCCGGAAATTGTGGTCAATGCAGAGATCAAGGATGACGAATTGACAACACTGCAAGGCGTGGTAAAAGAATGCAGTTTCCACGGAAAATTTACTAATAATTATAAAAATGGCTTGGGTTGTAATGACGCGAATTCTGCCGTAATCGTCACTGATTTCAAAGGGATTTATAAAGAAATTCCGGTTAGTATTCCATCGGCGATCATCAATAATTTAGAAAAACCTGTGGCGACGGGTAAATTGAATACCAATTTTGAGCTGCCCAAATTAGGCAGTTTCATAGATGAAGATTTCATCACCTTTACTGGCGGAAAAGTCAAAGTGAATTTTGATTTTAAAGTGGATATCGTAGATGTAAAATTGCACAAACCTAAGTTTACAGGGGCAATCATTGTAAAAAAGGGAACACTTTCAGTAAAAACTAAAAACATGCATTTTCAAAATACCGATATCGAACTCTATTTTACTGAAGAGGCTTTATTGATTAAGAAAATCAAATTTCAGAACAAGGTCAACACTGTTTTTATGGAGGGCAGGGTGGATAATTTCCTCAATTTGTATTATGATGATCCGGAAAAATTGAATTTAAATTGGAAAATTTATAGCCCATATTTAGATCTTAAACAAATTGTTGGTATTTTGACCTATAATCATCAAGGGAAGCAGCCAGCAGTATCCAAAAGTAAAAAACCATCTTATGATCTTCGAGAGGTACTCCGAAAAGCGCAGGCCACACTAGAGATTCAAGTAGATAAGTTGACATACAAAAAAATGATTGCCGATGATTTTAAGGTTAAAATTGTTTTAGCAAAAAAAGGTTTGTTTGTCAATAATGTTTCAATTCAAGGTTCTACAGGCAGTACATTAAATTTTGATGCGCAAGTAATTCCGCAGGGGAAAACGGTACTTTTTAAAACCAATATACAATTAACAGACGGAAATGTGTCTCGATTTTTAGCCTCGTTCAATAATTTTGGAGTAAAATCGTTTACGCCCAATGATATCAAAGGGAATCTTTCATTCAAGGCCTCACTCATTGGAGTTCTAAATCAAGATCGAGAGTTACTGCCAAACACAATAAACGGAAACCTGGTGTTTAGAATTAAAGATGGAGCCTTATCCAATTTTGAACCGATCCAAAAAATAGGAAAAATTGCCTTTCCCAATAGAGATGTTAAAAATATTACCTTTAGTGATTTAGCAGCTTCAGCCAGTATAAAAGGAAACTTGGTAGACCTAAAAGACTTAAAAGTCACTTCTAATGTTTTGAATATTGATGCTAAAGGAACCTATTCGTTAGCGAATTCAGGTACAAATCTAGCGGTGAAAATACCTTTGCGAAATCCAAAAGACGATTACAAAATAGCCGATCAAAAGGGAAGGGATGCAGTACGATACAAAGGCATTGTTGTTAATTTGCTTGTGGTTGACGGAAAAGATGGACAAACTAAAATAAAATTAGGCAAGCCGTCAGACGATAAATCTAAAGAAGAACAACCGAAAACTACTAAGACAAAATAG
- a CDS encoding LysE family transporter: protein MNYITPFFFGFLSAVVGIIPPGLINMTAAKVNHKEGKKNALWFVFGAVFIIAIQVFFSIIFAKIIHRRPDLVALLREVGLGIFSTLTVYFFWLAKKPKDKTKKLGAKSVTKRFFLGMLLSALNFFPIPYYVFVSISLASYHLFSFDTTSILIFVNGVVIGSFLVFYFYISFFNKIESKRDFIMKNMNTIIGSITGLISIITLFNILEYYW, encoded by the coding sequence ATGAATTACATAACGCCATTTTTTTTCGGTTTTCTTAGTGCTGTTGTCGGGATTATTCCGCCGGGTTTGATTAATATGACTGCGGCCAAAGTGAATCATAAAGAAGGTAAAAAGAATGCATTGTGGTTTGTGTTTGGAGCGGTCTTCATCATTGCTATCCAGGTTTTTTTCTCTATTATATTTGCAAAAATTATTCATCGAAGACCCGATTTGGTTGCATTATTACGCGAAGTTGGTCTGGGCATATTTTCAACTTTGACGGTTTATTTTTTTTGGTTGGCCAAAAAACCCAAGGATAAAACCAAAAAACTCGGTGCCAAAAGCGTAACAAAACGATTTTTTCTTGGGATGTTGCTCTCTGCGCTCAACTTTTTCCCCATACCGTACTATGTTTTTGTTAGTATTTCCTTGGCTTCGTATCATTTATTTTCATTTGACACGACTTCCATCTTAATCTTTGTCAACGGAGTTGTAATAGGTTCGTTTTTGGTTTTTTATTTTTACATTTCGTTTTTTAACAAAATTGAAAGTAAAAGGGATTTCATTATGAAAAACATGAATACCATAATTGGCAGTATTACGGGCTTGATTTCAATCATTACTTTGTTCAATATTTTAGAATATTATTGGTAA
- a CDS encoding enoyl-CoA hydratase/isomerase family protein, with protein sequence MQSQNPNGSIITTIENTIATLEFGHPASNSFPTELLNRLTNELHSLSNNSTVSVIILKSSGSGAFCAGASFDELLAVSNAEEATQFFSGFANVLNAMRNCSKIIIGRIQGKAVGGGVGIIAACDYAMATQESAIKLSELAIGIGPFVIEPAVSRKIGKTAMTEMTLETEWKTAAWANDKGLFAKVFETTTELDTEIEAFANKLAKYNPEALIEMKKVFWEGTENWNTLLYERAEISGKLVLSDFSRNALNQFKK encoded by the coding sequence ATGCAATCTCAAAACCCAAACGGTTCTATTATAACTACAATCGAAAATACTATCGCAACCTTGGAATTCGGTCATCCTGCGAGCAATTCTTTTCCGACTGAATTGCTGAATCGATTGACTAATGAACTCCATTCTTTGAGCAATAATTCTACTGTTTCCGTAATTATTTTAAAAAGTAGCGGTTCAGGAGCCTTTTGCGCGGGCGCTTCATTCGATGAGCTTTTGGCTGTATCCAATGCAGAAGAAGCCACCCAATTTTTTTCGGGTTTTGCCAATGTATTGAATGCCATGCGCAACTGTTCGAAAATAATTATAGGTCGAATTCAGGGAAAAGCGGTTGGCGGAGGCGTTGGTATTATTGCCGCCTGCGATTATGCTATGGCGACCCAAGAAAGTGCTATAAAATTATCGGAATTAGCTATAGGGATTGGACCCTTTGTGATAGAACCCGCTGTTAGTCGAAAAATTGGAAAAACTGCTATGACTGAAATGACTTTGGAAACCGAATGGAAAACAGCCGCTTGGGCAAACGATAAAGGGTTATTTGCCAAAGTTTTTGAAACCACAACCGAATTAGATACTGAAATCGAGGCTTTCGCCAATAAATTAGCAAAATACAATCCTGAAGCATTGATCGAAATGAAGAAAGTGTTTTGGGAGGGAACCGAAAATTGGAATACTTTATTATACGAAAGGGCAGAAATTTCGGGAAAACTAGTGCTTTCTGATTTTTCTAGAAATGCTTTGAATCAATTTAAAAAATAA
- a CDS encoding HPF/RaiA family ribosome-associated protein encodes MKIQFNTDKNIEGHERLEKFFSSELEKDLARFDDKVTRIEVHLGDENSDKGGVKDKRCMIEARPVKLQPIAVTAFGDSIEKAFFLASEKIKKVLSTAFDKQQVR; translated from the coding sequence ATGAAAATTCAATTTAATACAGACAAGAATATTGAAGGTCACGAAAGATTGGAAAAATTTTTTAGTTCCGAATTAGAAAAAGATTTGGCGCGTTTTGATGATAAAGTGACTCGAATTGAAGTGCATCTTGGTGACGAAAATAGTGATAAAGGCGGAGTTAAAGACAAACGTTGTATGATTGAGGCTCGACCCGTAAAGTTGCAACCTATAGCAGTAACCGCTTTCGGTGATTCAATCGAAAAGGCCTTTTTTCTAGCCTCAGAGAAAATTAAAAAAGTCTTGAGCACCGCATTCGACAAACAACAAGTACGCTAA
- a CDS encoding sensor histidine kinase, with the protein MEAIKLFTQKNKKGIIHLVVFAIAISLIISVFSHFMYNLSKSYTALGAILYFYIHSRFLLPILIEKKALKMYFSLTLGCCIFLSVAICWFMALHSSFVTFHEDYSPTHPTDFLDKASIINFLSIFFPILIIVGFCSFIYYLLIHDIKSFSPHLEILFNQIFLMSIFYFAVFTPQMGTKENLSVALLLSVFYINTFLITPVLLEEKKKFRYSFLLILLSSVFYILIYKILSNPFRDTNSGEDVFYVFLTLSSILFITLFLSFLYGYIRIKIKANQKSFELKLEAKESELSLLKSQVNPHFLFNSLNTLYATALTENAPKTAESIAKLASLIRYMQEDINKDFIPLQNEIKYLQDYIAIQKLRCAVEPEVEIQFENFENHSISPGLLIPFVENAFKYGIDPSTLSKLKISVVCDDNKITFECINSYDENYKTYYKEQGFGIGIENAKQRLELVYPKKHTFEIVKENGNFSIKIVINTSI; encoded by the coding sequence ATGGAAGCAATAAAACTTTTTACCCAAAAAAACAAAAAAGGAATCATTCATTTGGTTGTTTTTGCCATCGCTATTTCTCTTATCATAAGTGTTTTTTCTCATTTTATGTACAACCTTTCGAAATCATATACAGCCTTAGGTGCGATTCTTTATTTTTATATCCATTCGCGGTTTTTACTACCAATACTGATCGAAAAAAAGGCTTTAAAAATGTATTTTTCACTAACATTAGGTTGTTGCATCTTCTTAAGTGTAGCCATTTGTTGGTTTATGGCTTTACACTCCAGTTTTGTTACTTTTCATGAAGATTATTCACCGACTCATCCAACAGATTTTTTAGACAAGGCTTCAATAATAAACTTTCTTTCTATCTTTTTTCCAATACTTATCATAGTCGGATTCTGTTCATTTATATACTATCTGTTAATTCATGACATAAAAAGTTTTTCTCCCCATTTAGAAATCCTTTTCAATCAAATATTCCTGATGAGTATTTTTTATTTTGCTGTATTTACACCTCAAATGGGAACTAAAGAAAACCTATCCGTAGCGCTACTATTATCCGTATTTTATATTAATACTTTTTTAATCACACCTGTTTTATTGGAAGAAAAAAAGAAATTCCGTTACAGTTTTTTATTGATTTTACTTTCTTCCGTTTTCTATATTTTAATATACAAAATTTTAAGTAACCCTTTTCGAGATACTAATTCTGGAGAAGATGTTTTCTATGTATTTCTTACCTTGAGTTCTATCTTATTCATAACACTATTTTTATCTTTCCTATACGGCTATATTCGTATCAAAATAAAAGCAAATCAAAAGTCATTTGAATTAAAATTAGAAGCCAAAGAATCGGAGTTAAGTTTATTAAAATCTCAGGTCAATCCTCATTTTTTATTCAACTCACTAAATACTTTGTACGCCACAGCTTTGACCGAAAATGCACCAAAAACAGCGGAAAGCATCGCCAAATTGGCCAGTTTGATTCGGTACATGCAAGAGGATATCAATAAAGATTTTATTCCACTTCAAAATGAAATCAAATACCTTCAAGATTATATTGCTATTCAAAAATTACGTTGTGCGGTTGAACCGGAAGTTGAAATACAATTTGAAAATTTTGAAAATCATTCTATTAGTCCTGGACTATTGATTCCCTTTGTTGAAAACGCATTTAAATACGGAATTGACCCATCTACGCTTTCAAAATTAAAAATTTCTGTAGTTTGTGATGACAACAAAATAACTTTCGAATGCATCAATAGTTATGATGAAAATTATAAAACCTATTATAAGGAACAAGGATTTGGTATCGGAATCGAAAATGCAAAACAACGATTGGAGTTAGTTTATCCAAAAAAGCATACTTTTGAAATAGTAAAAGAAAATGGTAACTTTTCTATTAAAATAGTTATAAATACTTCAATATAA
- a CDS encoding DUF2062 domain-containing protein, whose protein sequence is MKARLNKVKDKTTALLKQGLTPKELSQSIIVSGLLSIIPILGVSTFMITTVGLKRKLNLPLMISLSYLMWPVQIFLIIPFIRVGEFIFSVPRNHHTIEEIISSFQSSFFQTLSQLSFELLCGLGGWLLTAVPVAIGIYWVSLLFLKRN, encoded by the coding sequence TTGAAAGCTAGATTAAATAAAGTAAAAGACAAAACTACCGCACTTTTAAAGCAAGGTTTAACTCCAAAGGAATTGAGTCAGAGCATTATTGTTTCGGGATTGCTTTCGATTATTCCGATTCTTGGCGTCAGTACTTTTATGATTACTACAGTTGGTCTGAAGCGAAAATTGAATTTACCCCTAATGATTTCGCTCAGTTATTTGATGTGGCCAGTTCAGATTTTTTTGATAATTCCTTTTATAAGAGTTGGCGAATTTATTTTTTCTGTTCCTCGCAATCATCATACAATCGAAGAAATTATCAGTTCTTTTCAAAGTAGTTTTTTTCAAACTCTGAGTCAGCTTTCCTTTGAATTACTTTGTGGTTTGGGCGGTTGGCTACTAACCGCAGTTCCAGTTGCTATTGGAATTTATTGGGTGTCGCTTTTGTTTTTGAAAAGAAATTAA
- a CDS encoding AraC family transcriptional regulator, translating into MNEDYIKRINAILLYIDENLDSELSLETIAKIGFYSPFHLHRIFKAITNETLNAYITRKRIEKTASTLLHQKTVSITELSLQYGFNSNSSFTRTFKKFYGLSPSEFKKSKPKLSKISQVESKNGQENGLFEEYICNSINLINWIKMNAKVEIKEMPKLDLAYITHIGHIGLENAYAKLVQWAIPKGLLKEDSKMATIYYDSYKITEPDKVRRSACLILDEKTEIEGEIGLTTIEKGKCIVGHFEIGLDEFEKSWTGLFIWMNENGYKKADRNPFEIYHNNFNEHPEKIAIVDFYIPIE; encoded by the coding sequence ATGAACGAAGATTACATCAAAAGAATAAATGCCATATTACTTTATATTGATGAAAATCTGGACTCGGAATTATCCTTAGAAACCATTGCTAAAATTGGATTTTATTCTCCATTTCATTTGCATCGCATTTTTAAAGCGATAACTAATGAAACGCTAAATGCCTACATTACTCGCAAAAGAATTGAAAAAACAGCATCGACACTTTTGCATCAAAAAACCGTAAGTATTACCGAACTTTCTCTTCAATACGGATTTAACAGCAACTCTTCTTTTACACGAACATTCAAAAAATTTTACGGACTCAGTCCTTCTGAATTTAAAAAATCAAAGCCAAAACTTAGCAAGATTAGTCAAGTTGAAAGCAAGAATGGACAAGAAAATGGATTATTTGAAGAATACATTTGCAACAGTATTAACCTCATCAATTGGATTAAAATGAATGCAAAAGTTGAAATCAAAGAAATGCCAAAATTGGATTTGGCTTATATCACGCACATTGGACACATTGGCCTAGAAAATGCGTACGCCAAACTCGTTCAGTGGGCAATCCCAAAAGGTCTTTTGAAGGAAGATTCGAAAATGGCAACCATTTATTACGACAGTTACAAAATCACCGAACCCGATAAAGTGCGGAGGAGTGCTTGCCTTATTTTAGACGAAAAAACCGAAATTGAGGGCGAAATTGGCTTGACCACTATCGAAAAAGGGAAGTGTATAGTAGGTCATTTTGAAATTGGACTCGATGAATTTGAAAAATCTTGGACGGGTCTTTTTATTTGGATGAACGAAAATGGATATAAAAAAGCAGACCGAAATCCATTTGAAATTTACCACAACAACTTCAATGAGCATCCTGAAAAAATCGCTATTGTTGATTTTTATATTCCAATTGAATAA
- a CDS encoding DUF5829 family protein encodes MKFIIITLLVVNVAFTQQRKLPDCNTIILCIDSETYNNIFTNSFIKDTLFICKEISTTTNKESYKGKYFIGKSATLELFQPNENGKFGDKFGDIGIEFKTKKIGEQLELIKKARKQGIALITDQIKLEDSIPWYSSIKLHDNKTNLELSTIEYRSEYLEYLGFDKYEITHTMTYESFNKKLSKGRTYPREFSKFESINIKINTKDLKLLEEFCLLNNMRKKRNAFGSKDFTIYYTIDETMDTVEIVNLKLRLINTYKNREINISKKVVLKINKKSGTFFFN; translated from the coding sequence ATGAAATTCATAATAATAACATTACTAGTTGTTAACGTAGCGTTCACACAGCAGCGAAAATTACCTGATTGCAACACAATAATATTGTGTATTGACTCCGAAACTTACAACAACATATTTACCAATAGTTTTATAAAAGATACCTTATTTATTTGCAAAGAAATAAGTACTACCACAAACAAAGAATCTTATAAAGGAAAATATTTCATCGGAAAATCGGCCACCTTAGAATTATTTCAGCCTAATGAAAACGGCAAATTCGGAGATAAATTCGGAGATATTGGCATTGAATTTAAAACTAAAAAAATTGGCGAGCAACTTGAACTAATCAAAAAAGCTAGAAAGCAAGGTATCGCATTAATCACCGATCAAATAAAATTAGAAGATTCAATTCCTTGGTATTCTTCAATTAAGTTGCATGACAATAAAACTAACCTAGAATTAAGCACTATCGAATATCGAAGCGAATATTTAGAATACTTGGGGTTCGATAAGTACGAAATTACACATACTATGACTTATGAGAGTTTTAATAAAAAACTTTCGAAAGGACGAACTTATCCACGAGAATTTTCAAAATTTGAATCTATAAACATTAAAATTAACACAAAAGACCTCAAGTTGCTGGAAGAGTTTTGTTTGTTAAACAACATGAGAAAAAAAAGAAACGCATTCGGGAGCAAAGATTTCACCATTTACTACACCATAGATGAAACGATGGATACTGTTGAAATTGTCAATTTAAAACTCCGACTCATTAATACCTATAAAAACAGAGAAATTAACATCTCAAAAAAAGTCGTTTTAAAAATTAATAAAAAATCAGGCACATTTTTTTTCAATTAA
- the trmB gene encoding tRNA (guanosine(46)-N7)-methyltransferase TrmB, which translates to MGSKNKLKRFKENETFNNVFQPSREEVVGDLFPLRGKWNADFFKNENPIVIELGCGKGEYSVGLAEKYPAKNFVGIDIKGARFWRGAKTAVETGLHNVAFIRTQIELINHIFAENEVDEIWITFPDPQIKYKRTKHRMTNSEFLQLYKKILKKDGVVNLKTDSEFMHGYTLGLLHGEGHEVLYANHNVYVNEGSPEEVTAFQTFYEKQYLEINKAITYIRFKIKD; encoded by the coding sequence GTGGGAAGTAAAAATAAGTTAAAAAGATTCAAGGAAAACGAAACGTTCAACAATGTTTTTCAACCAAGTAGAGAGGAAGTCGTAGGCGATTTATTTCCGCTCAGAGGCAAATGGAATGCCGATTTTTTCAAAAATGAGAATCCAATAGTTATCGAATTGGGCTGTGGCAAAGGAGAATATTCCGTTGGTTTGGCTGAGAAATACCCTGCTAAAAACTTCGTTGGTATCGACATCAAAGGTGCTCGTTTTTGGCGCGGTGCCAAAACTGCTGTCGAAACAGGCTTGCATAATGTGGCTTTCATTCGTACCCAAATCGAATTAATCAATCATATTTTTGCTGAAAATGAAGTAGACGAAATTTGGATAACTTTCCCTGATCCGCAAATCAAATACAAACGCACCAAACACCGAATGACCAATTCGGAATTTTTGCAATTGTATAAAAAAATCCTCAAAAAAGACGGCGTTGTCAACCTGAAAACCGATAGCGAATTTATGCACGGATACACTTTAGGATTACTTCACGGCGAAGGTCACGAAGTATTGTATGCCAATCATAATGTGTATGTAAACGAAGGAAGTCCAGAGGAAGTTACTGCTTTTCAGACTTTTTATGAAAAACAATATTTGGAAATAAACAAAGCCATAACCTACATTCGATTTAAGATAAAGGATTAG
- a CDS encoding 6-pyruvoyl trahydropterin synthase family protein, translated as MSKIRITKQFGFETGHALYGYDGKCKNVHGHSYKLSVTVIGEPINDMSNVKNGMVIDFTDLKKIVKEEIVDQFDHATVFNQNTPHIELANELKSRGHHVILVDYQPTSENMVVDFSKRIISRLPENINLFSLKLQETESSFAEWFASDNH; from the coding sequence ATGAGCAAAATCAGGATTACTAAGCAGTTTGGTTTCGAAACCGGTCACGCCCTTTACGGTTATGATGGTAAGTGCAAAAACGTACACGGACACAGTTACAAATTATCAGTTACGGTTATAGGCGAACCCATCAACGATATGTCGAACGTAAAAAATGGAATGGTGATTGATTTTACTGATTTGAAAAAAATTGTAAAAGAGGAAATCGTAGATCAATTTGATCACGCTACCGTTTTCAATCAAAACACCCCACATATCGAATTGGCCAATGAACTAAAATCTCGCGGACATCACGTAATTCTGGTCGATTATCAGCCTACAAGCGAAAATATGGTAGTCGATTTTTCGAAAAGGATTATTAGTAGATTGCCTGAAAATATCAATCTTTTTTCTTTGAAATTACAAGAAACAGAATCATCCTTTGCCGAATGGTTCGCCAGTGATAATCATTAA
- a CDS encoding LytR/AlgR family response regulator transcription factor, which yields MIIAIAIDDEPKAIEVIKFHTSKMENLDLIAHFYQPKEAIAFLKQNPVDLIFLDINMPNMSGLEMLGALRLKPNVIFTTAYADFALESYSYGAIDYLLKPFEFDRFQIAVQKVEERISFQKNKNPFFFIKDGFKNIKIKFDEILYIKGSGNYLDIVLKEKTYCPRMTFIELIEKLPTSEFVRIHQSYIVNVNTIDRIENNHVYVEKHEIPISGSYRELFFKRLNL from the coding sequence ATGATAATAGCCATTGCAATAGACGATGAACCCAAAGCGATTGAGGTTATAAAATTCCATACCTCTAAAATGGAAAATTTAGATCTGATTGCTCACTTTTACCAGCCAAAAGAAGCGATAGCGTTTTTAAAGCAAAATCCTGTTGATTTGATTTTTTTAGATATCAATATGCCTAATATGTCTGGATTGGAAATGTTGGGAGCGTTACGATTAAAACCAAATGTGATTTTCACAACAGCATATGCTGATTTTGCTCTCGAAAGTTATTCTTATGGTGCGATAGATTATTTACTAAAACCATTTGAGTTTGACCGATTTCAAATAGCGGTACAAAAAGTAGAAGAGCGCATTTCGTTTCAAAAAAATAAAAATCCTTTCTTTTTTATAAAAGATGGCTTTAAAAATATTAAAATCAAATTCGACGAAATTTTATATATCAAAGGTTCTGGTAATTACTTGGATATTGTCCTGAAAGAAAAAACATACTGTCCAAGAATGACTTTTATTGAACTCATTGAAAAGTTACCCACATCGGAATTTGTGAGAATACATCAATCGTATATTGTTAATGTAAACACTATTGATAGAATTGAAAACAATCACGTTTATGTAGAGAAACATGAAATCCCTATAAGTGGGAGTTATAGAGAATTATTTTTCAAACGATTAAATTTATAA